The following proteins are encoded in a genomic region of Gossypium hirsutum isolate 1008001.06 chromosome D05, Gossypium_hirsutum_v2.1, whole genome shotgun sequence:
- the LOC107904725 gene encoding E3 ubiquitin-protein ligase DIS1, giving the protein MASVNPFFDDLQSKPEVIDPPQNEDIMDCEAVNDPTQAAIKPNVTVSSNVRELLECPVCLNAMYPPIHQCSNGHTLCSGCKPRVHNRCPTCRHELGNIRCLALEKVAASLELPCKYQSFGCIGIYPYYSKLKHESQCSYRPYSCPYAGSECTVIGDIPYLVAHLKDDHKVDMHNGSTFNHRYVKSNPHEVENATWMLTVFSCFGQYFCLHFEAFQLGISPVYIAFLRFMGDDNEAKNYSYSLEVGGNGRKMIWQGVPRSIRDSHRKVRDSFDGLIIQRNMALFFSGGDRKELKLRVTGRIWKEQ; this is encoded by the exons ATGGCATCTGTGAATCCATTTTTTGACGACTTGCAAAGTAAGCCTGAGGTTATTGATCCTCCACAAAATGAAGACATTATGGATTGCGAAGCCGTTAATGATCCTACTCAAGCTGCTATTAAACCTAATGTGACTGTGTCTAGCAATGTTCGTGAGCTGCTGGAGTGCCCTGTTTGCTTAAATGCAATGTACCCGCCAATTCATCAG TGTTCAAATGGACACACATTGTGTTCTGGTTGCAAGCCAAGGGTGCACAACCGGTGCCCCACATGCAGGCATGAACTTGGTAATATTAGGTGTCTTGCGTTGGAGAAGGTTGCTGCATCTCTTGAGCTTCCCTGTAAATACCAGAGTTTTGGGTGCATAGGCATCTACCCGTATTACAGTAAGCTAAAACATGAGTCCCAATGTTCTTATAGACCATATAGCTGCCCCTATGCTGGGTCAGAATGCACCGTCATAGGTGATATTCCTTATCTTGTGGCCCATCTGAAAGATGATCACAAAGTTGACATGCACAATGGGAGCACTTTCAATCACCGTTATGTCAAATCAAACCCGCACGAAGTTGAGAATGCTACATGGATGCTAACG GTTTTCAGTTGCTTTGGCCAGTACTTTTGCCTACATTTCGAAGCCTTCCAGCTCGGAATCTCTCCCGTCTACATAGCATTCTTGCGGTTTATGGGTGATGATAATGAGGCAAAGAACTATAGCTACAGCCTCGAGGTGGGTGGGAACGGGAGGAAGATGATTTGGCAAGGGGTGCCAAGAAGCATAAGGGACAGTCATAGAAAGGTGCGTGACAGTTTCGATGGTCTCATAATACAACGCAACATGGCTCTGTTCTTCTCTGGGGGAGACCGGAAAGAATTGAAGCTTAGAGTGACAGGAAGGATATGGAAAGAGCAGTGA